A part of Cannabis sativa cultivar Pink pepper isolate KNU-18-1 chromosome 6, ASM2916894v1, whole genome shotgun sequence genomic DNA contains:
- the LOC133038936 gene encoding uncharacterized protein LOC133038936 has translation MFSRLQADLHDSIVMLCWALWCARNDLIWQQRSRSVKDMVTFANLSLDQWFKAQGKGNIPSLSPLKDGDGSELWLKPSVGIKLNVDAAIFERSSKHGFGCVVRNADGTLIAAFAGVKPGKVSPELAEIMGIREALSWLKNHSYTQAIVETDSLVCA, from the exons ATGTTTAGTCGTCTGCAAGCTGATCTCCACGACAGCATCGTGATGTTGTGTTGGGCCCTTTGGTGTGCTAGAAATGACCTCATATGGCAGCAGCGATCCCGTAGCGTGAAGGACATGGTTACATTTGCTAATTTGAGTCTTGATCAATGGTTCAAAGCTCAAGGTAAGGGTAATATCCCCTCGTTGTCTCCTCTCAAAGATGGAGATGGTTCGGAGCTTTGGTTAAAGCCGAGTGTAGGTATCAAACTCAATGTCGATGCAGCCATTTTCGAACGCTCTTCCAAGCATGGTTTCGGGTGTGTTGTCCGAAATGCAGATGGTACTTTGATTGCTGCCTTTGCTGGTGTGAAACCTGGCAAAGTTTCTCCTGAATTGGCCGAAATAATGGGCATAAGGGAAGCTTTGAGTTGGCTGAAAAATCACTCCTACACCCAGGCCATTGTTGAGACAGATAGCCTCGTTTGTGCAT AA
- the LOC133039416 gene encoding uncharacterized protein LOC133039416, with product MEKEDRELLVAVTWAIWNARNDRVWQNKFKSPENIVTSAKSYLSQWKHAHFSGFELLAAGLNQGDGAEHWVPPSENNVKVNVDAAIFEGSQQFGVGWVARDHRGLFIHGHTRLFNVQSTPELAEAVGIREALSWIKDSGMQQVVLETDCLSVVQALRSSIVMISTFGQVVNECKALLNVLKNVSIYFIRRSANMVAHEFARASVSFPDCNFSMDTVPTVLLPVLVTDMVI from the coding sequence ATGGAGAAAGAGGATCGGGAGCTGCTGGTGGCCGTTACTTGGGCAATTTGGAATGCTCGAAATGACCGTGTTTGGCAAAATAAATTCAAGTCTCCCGAAAACATTGTTACGTCAGCAAAAAGTTACCTTTCTCAATGGAAACATGCTCACTTTTCTGGTTTTGAGCTCCTGGCTGCTGGTTTAAACCAAGGTGATGGAGCCGAGCATTGGGTGCCTCCAAGTGAAAATAATGTAAAGGTTAACGTTGACGCAGCGATCTTCGAAGGTTCTCAACAGTTTGGAGTTGGTTGGGTAGCAAGAGATCATCGGGGCCTATTCATCCATGGCCATACAAGGTTATTCAATGTTCAATCTACACCAGAACTGGCAGAGGCTGTAGGAATTAGGGAGGCTTTAAGCTGGATTAAAGACAGCGGAATGCAGCAAGTGGTGCTCGAGACGGACTGCTTATCAGTTGTTCAAGCCTTAAGAAGTTCAATTGTTATGATTTCCACGTTTGGTCAAGTGGTTAATGAGTGTAAGGCGTTGCTTAATGTTTTAAAAAatgtttctatttattttattcgtCGATCAGCAAATATGGTGGCTCATGAGTTCGCTCGAGCCTCTGTATCCTTCCCTGATTGTAATTTCAGTATGGACACTGTTCCAACTGTTTTGTTACCTGTTTTGGTAACTGATATGGTTATCTAA